The genomic segment CACCATCCTCTGTGGATTTTTAGGCATCATCTGGAAGAAAAACCTGGTGATGAAGATTATCGCCATGGACATTATGAGTACTGGTGTCATTGCCTATTACGTGCTCATTGCAGCACGCAATGGAGTCTTTGCGCCCATTCTGGCAGATGCAGTAATGGAGAACTATGCCGATCCGGTTCCACAAGCCGTCATCTTAACAGCGATCGTGATTGGTTTTTCCATCCAAGCAGTGATGTTAGTTGGCGTCATGAAACTGGCGAAAGATAACCCGACCTTAGAGACTGAGGCGATTGAAAAACATTATACTAAATCGCACTAAGACAGAGATTAGAACTATCTTTAATTTTGCATTTTTAATTTCTAATTTTTAATTGATATGACCTTGCTGACGATCGCCGCGATCGCCCTTCCCTTTATTATCGGACTCGGCATTTACCTGCTCCCCAAGCTGGACTGGTATCTCGCCTCTATCATTCCCTTAATTTCTGCCAGTTATGCCGTTTTTCTCTTTCGGCAACCCGCTCCCATTACTCTCGAACTCCTCGATAGTTATAGCGTTACCCTAGTTGCAGATTCCCTCAGCGGCTTTTTTCTCCTCACCAACGCTCTGGTGACTGCCGCCGTTTTACTCTACTGTTGGCGCAGTAACAAAAGCCCTTTCTTCTATACCCAAACCATTATCTTACATGGCAGCGTCAACGCCACATTTATTTGCGCCGACTTCATTAGTTTATATGTAGCGCTGGAAGTCATTAGTATTGCCGCCTTTCTGCTCATCGCCTATTCTCGCAGCGATCGCAGCATCTGGGTTGGTTTCCGCTATCTCTTTGTCAGCAATACCGCCATGCTCTTCTACCTCGTCGGTGCTGTCCTCGTCTACAAAGCCAATAACTCCTTTGCCTTCAGCGGACTCACCAACGCTCCCACAGAAGCTCTCGCCTTGATTTTCCTCGGACTGCTCGCCAAAGGAGGAATTTTCATCTCCGGACTCTGGTTACCTCTAACCCATTCCGAGTCCGAAACTCCCGTCTCCGCCATGCTTTCCGGCATCGTCATCAAAGCCGGAGTCTTTCCCCTGCTGCGCCTGGCTTTAATGTTCGATGCCATCGATCCCATCGTCCGCATGTTTGGGGTCGGTACGGCGCTGCTAGGGGTCAGTTATGCCGTATTTGAGAAAGACAGCAAGCGCATGTTAGCCTTTCATACCATTTCCCAATTAGGTTTCGTCCTCGCCGCTCCCCAAGTCGGCGGTTTTTATGCTCTAACTCACGGTTTAGTCAAATCCACATTATTTTTAATTGCGGGAAATCTACCCAGTCGCAACCTGAAAGAATTACAACATCACCCGATTTCCAATCAGCTCTGGATTCCGCTTTTGCTTGCCAGTTTATCCATTTCTGGTTTTCCTCTCCTTGCTGGCTTTGGCGCGAAAAGTTTAACGCTGAAAAACTTACTCGATTGGCAGGCGATCGCAATGAATATCGCTGCTGTCGGTACGGCAATATCCTTTTCCAAATTCATCTTTATTCCCCATAAATCGACAGACCCAGAATCAGAAGCAAGCCAACCTAAACTCGGATTTTGGTTAGCCATCATCTTGTTACTGGGCGGTCTGGTTATCGGTAATGCCGTATACTTAAAAGCCTATACTCTCGCCAACATAATCAAAGCCTTAATTACCCTCGCCTTAGGATGGAGTGCTTACTGGTTAATCTTCCGGCGCTTAGCGATTAAAATTCCTCGAACGATCGAACAATTCGATCATCTGATTGGGGTGATGAGTCT from the Roseofilum casamattae BLCC-M143 genome contains:
- a CDS encoding cation:proton antiporter subunit C; the encoded protein is MLEAFVLATILCGFLGIIWKKNLVMKIIAMDIMSTGVIAYYVLIAARNGVFAPILADAVMENYADPVPQAVILTAIVIGFSIQAVMLVGVMKLAKDNPTLETEAIEKHYTKSH
- a CDS encoding cation:proton antiporter → MTLLTIAAIALPFIIGLGIYLLPKLDWYLASIIPLISASYAVFLFRQPAPITLELLDSYSVTLVADSLSGFFLLTNALVTAAVLLYCWRSNKSPFFYTQTIILHGSVNATFICADFISLYVALEVISIAAFLLIAYSRSDRSIWVGFRYLFVSNTAMLFYLVGAVLVYKANNSFAFSGLTNAPTEALALIFLGLLAKGGIFISGLWLPLTHSESETPVSAMLSGIVIKAGVFPLLRLALMFDAIDPIVRMFGVGTALLGVSYAVFEKDSKRMLAFHTISQLGFVLAAPQVGGFYALTHGLVKSTLFLIAGNLPSRNLKELQHHPISNQLWIPLLLASLSISGFPLLAGFGAKSLTLKNLLDWQAIAMNIAAVGTAISFSKFIFIPHKSTDPESEASQPKLGFWLAIILLLGGLVIGNAVYLKAYTLANIIKALITLALGWSAYWLIFRRLAIKIPRTIEQFDHLIGVMSLVLVVLFWMARS